The following are from one region of the Fusarium keratoplasticum isolate Fu6.1 chromosome 4, whole genome shotgun sequence genome:
- a CDS encoding Bifunctional cytochrome P450/NADPH--P450 reductase, with protein MPSLLRRKSKARNGDSNITPIPEPPALPWLGHIAEFKSEDSLQDLTRLHEIYGDIYRLRFPEGKSYILLGSNKLVNEVCDESRFQKSINNELWEVRNLANDGLFTAKLSEENWGIAHRVLMPAFGPVNIRGMFDEMYDIATQLALKWARHGPSQAILAADDFTRLAFDTIALCSMDFRFNSFYRDTAHPFISSMGDVLTESGKRFQRPSVAKVFYRAITKKYFQDIKMMREVADEVVSARRANLDSKKKDLLAAMMNGVDPKTGKKMNDVSITDNLITFLVAGHETTSGTLSFLFYSLLKNPDCYQKAQKEVDDIMGKEPITVEKIFKLRYIPAALRETLRVCSPIPGVAMEALKDTLLDYKYPIAKGDVLSPFLTVAHLDPRVFGEDAHLFRPERMLDENFERLQKEHPNCWKPFGNGVRACIGRPFAWQEMLLAVALLLQNFNFSMDDPGYNLRIAETLTVKPKDFYIRASLRHGMSPLDLEHKLRGTTAEPTATTNGVAKDEKHEVSESDGKRISIFYGSNSGTCESLAQRLAADAASHGFTASCIESLDVAKENLPTNQPVVIITSSYEGQPPDNAAHFVSWLKNLEGTPLDKVSYAVFGVGHREWSATFHKVPKLVNTELQERGAKRVAEIGLTDTSDRDPFTDFETWEDNVLWPALQEEGPDSEPKIAMPQTDLSVCVSMPRSSTLRQDVNEAIVTATRDLSGPGVPLKKHFEIALPSEVSYRAGDYLCILPINPRETVSRVFRHFKLSWDAVLTIEGEKRVALPMSLPTSAWNVLSAYVELAQPATKRNILSLAEYTLDAETKRSLQDLAGDKLQEEVTKKRVSVMDLLERFPKIELPLAPFLTMLPPMRIRQYSIASSPLKSPHHVSVTYSILDEPSLSGQGRHIGVATNYLSNLSTNDLVHVAIRPSHVAFHLPLTPETTPIICVSAGAGVGPFRAFVEERAQQMAAGRKLAPALLFFGCRGKTDDLYREEFDAWEKQGAVVVKRAYSRETSEETKNCKYVQHRMVKEKHEVAELWDRGAKLYVCGSRDMGKAVEEACVGLLQELNDMSEKEARMFVEEVRNQRFATDVFT; from the exons ATGCCGTCTCTACTTCGACGGAAATCCAAAGCTAGAAATGGCGATAGCAATATCACTCCGATCCCCGAGCCGCCAGCGCTTCCCTGGCTTGGACACATTGCCGAGTTCAAATCAGAGGATTCATTGCAAGATCTCACCCGGCTCCACGAGATCTATG GCGACATCTACAGATTACGCTTTCCCGAGGGAAAGTCATACATCCTGCTCGGCTCAAACAAACTCGTCAACGAAGTCTGCGACGAATCACGATTCCAAAAGTCCATCAACAACGAACTCTGGGAAGTCCGAAACCTCGCCAACGACGGACTCTTCACAGCAAAGCTCAGCGAGGAGAACTGGGGCATCGCCCACCGCGTCCTGATGCCTGCTTTCGGTCCTGTGAACATCAGGGGCATGTTTGACGAGATGTACGATATCGCGACGCAGTTGGCTCTCAAGTGGGCGAGACATGGTCCTTCGCAGGCTATCCTTGCTGCTGATGATTTTACGCGGTTGGCGTTTGATACTATTGCGCTTTGCAGTATGGACTTTCGGTTTAATTCCTTCTATCGCGACACGGCACATCCTTTTATCAGCAGCATGGGCGATGTTCTCACTGAGTCTGGGAAGAGGTTTCAGCGTCCTTCTGTGGCCAAGGTGTTCTACCGCGCCATAACGAAAAAGTACTTTCAAGACATCAAGATGATGCGGGAGGTCGCAGACGAAGTCGTGTCAGCTCGAAGAGCCAATCTCgacagcaagaagaaggaccttttggcggccatgatgaacggTGTTGATCCCAAGacggggaagaagatgaacgATGTCAGTATTACTGATAACCTCATTACATTCTTGGTTGCTGGTCATGAAACGACGTCCGGCACGTTGTCGTTCTTGTTTTACTCGTTGCTCAAGAACCCGGATTGCTACCAAAAGGCTCAGAAGGAGGTGGATGACATTATGGGAAAGGAGCCTATAACCGTTGAAAAGATCTTTAAGCTGAGATATATCCCGGCT GCCCTTCGCGAAACACTCCGTGTCTGCTCCCCCATCCCCGGCGTCGCAATGGAAGCCCTCAAAGACACCCTCCTCGACTACAAGTACCCAATCGCAAAAGGCGATGTCCTCAGCCCCTTCCTAACAGTCGCCCATCTCGACCCCCGAGTCTTTGGCGAAGACGCACACCTCTTCCGCCCCGAACGCATGCTCGACGAAAACTTTGAGCGTCTCCAAAAAGAACATCCAAACTGCTGGAAGCCCTTTGGCAATGGTGTTCGAGCGTGCATCGGTCGGCCGTTTGCGTGGCAGGAGATGTTACTTGCTGTTGCGCTTCTGTTGCAGAATTTCAACTTTTCGATGGATGATCCGGGGTATAATCTGAGGATCGCGGAGACACTTACGGTTAAGCCGAAGGATTTTTATATCAGGGCTTCGTTGAGGCATGGGATGTCGCCTTTGGATTTGGAACACAAACTTCGTGGGACGACGGCTGAACCGACGGCTACGACGAATGGCGTAGCTAAGGACGAAAAGCACGAGGTTTCAGAGTCTGATGGGAAGAGAATCAGCATCTTCTACGGCTCCAATAGTGGTACATGTGAGTCCCTCGCCCAGCGTCTCGCAGCTGATGCCGCCTCCCACGGCTTCACCGCATCATGCATCGAATCCCTCGACGTCGCCAAGGAGAACCTGCCCACCAACCAAcccgtcgtcatcatcacatcCTCCTACGAAGGCCAGCCCCCAGACAACGCAGCGCACTTTGTCTCCTGGCTTAAGAACCTTGAAGGTACACCTCTTGACAAGGTGTCTTATGCTGTGTTTGGAGTTGGACATCGAGAGTGGTCTGCGACTTTCCACAAGGTCCCGAAGCTTGTCAACACTGAGCTTCAGGAACGTGGAGCTAAGCGAGTTGCTGAGATTGGTCTCACGGATACGTCGGATAGGGATCCGTTTACAGACTTTGAGACTTGGGAGGATAACGTCCTCTGGCCTGCTCTGCAGGAGGAGGGTCCTGATTCGGAACCCAAGATTGCGATGCCACAGACAGACTTGTCTGTTTGTGTCTCCATGCCTCGCAGTTCGACACTTCGCCAAGATGTCAACGAAGCAATCGTCACAGCTACCAGAGACCTGAGTGGCCCAGGGGTTCCTCTCAAGAAACATTTCGAGATTGCACTCCCCAGCGAGGTGTCTTATCGGGCCGGTGATTACCTCTGCATTCTGCCCATCAACCCCCGAGAAACCGTTTCTCGCGTGTTCAGGCACTTCAAGCTCTCGTGGGATGCCGTGCTTACCATCGAGGGAGAAAAGAGAGTGGCTCTTCCCATGAGCCTACCGACTTCTGCTTGGAACGTTCTCAGCGCCTATGTTGAGCTAGCACAGCCGGCTACCAAGAGGAacatcttgtccttggcagAGTACACTTTGGATGCTGAGACTAAGCGGAGTCTTCAGGATCTCGCTGGTGACAAGTTGCAAGAGGAGGTCACCAAGAAGCGTGTCTCTGTCatggatcttcttgagcgaTTCCCCAAGATTGAACTTCCTCTGGCTCCGTTCTTGACTATGCTGCCGCCAATGAGAATTCGTCAATA CTCCATCGCCTCTTCACCCTTGAAGAGCCCCCATCACGTCTCAGTAACCTAttccatcctcgacgagccCTCACTCTCCGGCCAAGGACGTCACATCGGGGTAGCGACCAACTATCTTTCCAATCTCAGCACCAACGATCTCGTTCACGTTGCCATTCGTCCCTCACACGTCGCcttccatcttcctctcacACCCGAGACCACTCCCATCATCTGTGTCTCCGCTGGCGCTGGAGTTGGACCGTTCCGTGCTTTCGTTGAAGAGCGAGCTCAGCAAATGGCTGCTGGAAGAAAGCTGGCACCCGCGTTGCTATTCTTCGGTTGTCGTGGAAAGACAGACGATTTATACCGCGAGGAGTTTGACGCGTGGGAGAAGCAAGGTGCTGTGGTAGTAAAGAGAGCCTACTCACGCGAGACTTCAGAGGAGACAAAAAACTGCAAGTACGTCCAACACCGAATGGTGAAGGAAAAGCATGAAGTTGCTGAGCTATGGGACCGGGGAGCAAAGCTGTACGTTTGCGGTAGTCGTGATATGGGCAAGGCGGTTGAAGAGGCGTGTGTTGGGTTGTTGCAGGAACTCAACGATATgagcgagaaggaggctaGGATGTTTGTTGAGGAGGTTCGGAACCAGAGGTTTGCTACTGATGTTTTTACCTAA
- a CDS encoding Cellulase domain-containing protein produces MLAKLAFCLFLAAANAWTPQSRRAAYHNGEKLSERWLLGSDKIRGVNLGSQFIIERWMAEESWKKMNCGPYNDEWTCVEGIGQAAADKAFKKHWETWTTEDDIKQIASLGLNAVRIPVGFWMYEDIIKEDEYYPRGGIWHLDRIVGWCKDHGLYVIIDLHGAPGSQSPSEQFTGHALKNPGFYTPENYERAARFLEWMTKRIHTNGNYTTVGMLEVMNEPVRSGKWKAEATDMRKNFYPKAFHRIQAMEGYLDIAESDRLHIQFMGKSWGAGDPREYLPESDLIFFDAHRYLSFDNRIAGNKKSYIETACDDFMGKNVFVGEWSLSVNSTLKNTDEFKVDGQETWYKHYWAAQVESFEKSDGWFFWSWKCDGKVDWRWCYKSAVAAGVIPKDAGQAASISPCSRY; encoded by the exons ATGCTTGCCAAGCTTGCGTTCTGCCTGTTCCTTGCAGCGGCAAATGCTTGGACTCCCCAATCAAGGA GAGCCGCATACCACAACGGAGAGAAGTTGTCCGAACGATGGCTGCTGGGCTCTGACAAGATTCGAGGTGTCAACCTCGGTTCTCAATTCATCATCGAGCGCTGGATGGCTGAAGAGTcatggaagaagatgaactGCGGTCCTTACAACGACGAGTGGACTTGCGTTGAGGGTATCGGCCAGGCTGCTGCCGATAAGGCCTTTAAGAAACATTGGGAAACGTGGACGACTGAGGATGATATCAAGCAGATTGCAAGTCTCGGCTTGAACGCTGTCCGTATCCCGGTTGGGTTCTGGATGTATGAGGATATTATCAAGGAGGATGAGTATTATCCACGAGGTGGTATTTGGCATCTTGATCGTATCGTTGGATGGTGTAAAGACCATGGTCTTTATGTTATTATCGATCTTCATGGTGCTCCGGGGTCGCAATCTCCGAGCGAGCAGTTTACTGGTCAT GCTCTGAAGAACCCCGGATTCTACACACCCGAGAACTATGAGCGAGCTGCTAGATTCCTCGAATGGATGACGAAGCGAATTCACACCAACGGCAACTATACCACGGTTGGCATGCTCGAGGTAATGAACGAGCCTGTTCGTTCTGGAAAGTGGAAGGCTGAGGCTACCGACATGAGAAAGAATTTCTACCCCAAGGCCTTCCACCGTATCCAGGCTATGGAGGGTTACCTGGACATCGCTGAGTCTGACCGTCTTCACATTCAGTTCATG GGCAAGTCATGGGGTGCAGGAGACCCTCGAGAATACCTCCCCGAGAGcgacctcatcttcttcgacGCGCATCGCTACCTCAGCTTCGACAATCGCATCGCCGGCAACAAGAAATCATACATTGAAACAGCCTGTGACGACTTCATGGGCAAGAACGTGTTTGTCGGCGAGTGGTCTCTCTCCGTCAACAGCACTCTCAAGAACACGGACGAATTCAAGGTCGATGGACAAGAGACTTGGTACAAACATTATTGGGCTGCGCAGGTAGAGTCATTTGAAAAGTCGGATGGATGGTTCTTTTGGTCTTGGAAGTGTGATGGCAAGGTTGATTGGCGGTGGTGTTACAAGTCTGCCGTTGCTGCGGGTGTTATTCCAAAGGATGCTGGGCAAGCCGCTAGTATTAGTCCATGTTCCAGATACTGA
- a CDS encoding Dynamin-N domain-containing protein: protein MADIPIASTETESLPNGGPSTPRSSISRLRTPSVSITPPPAIRAQATPVRSMNGSSQDEVVRGMNTMRLSEQNGVDNLSDVAEAVDRVARGSDSRAVSLTPEPTSSRAGTPRQRRRSRRSSSVVDRLPHNVLDEELPQDAFHSPEFQQAFRDAKQLMSTVEGVLGSSSLHNSPESTIRRLHTEAGELARFEYPSTRTVGFVGDSGVGKSSLLNSLLDVKGLARTSNSGEACTCVVTEFHYHNRDTLDIEVNLFTMDELREQLTGMLQSYRHYHLHSDEMEDAAERRDTEDSANLARDTFRAMFRGRLTDEAFLINRPEQDVLETLFQWAARGRPSVFITKQSGLSQDACSKALMELASEPPSRNQPAQWPYIRSTKVFLNAHILSRGLILVDLPGLRDLNSARRTITERYLLTCNEIFAICNIGRAVTDEGVHQVFELARRARLSNVGIVCTRSDDILAEEAIRDWRGQRAKAIKKLMDAIATDERDANEVEEDLSDYQGVLDDDLTEEEMKDQMELWSRQRNIRARRKNHEFELKEYLVTTRNSFVTQELRSKYNERVSTDEIKIFCVSNKDYWDNRNEPKADSARFLQLSGILQVRKHCISIVANSQRRIATRYIKDQIPAFLAQVDLWVQSGARTASEERREALCRRLDDVERQLRRGLTSSTSVVNRVAHSFNQDFAAHIYGRRQIPSWSESAKGAGRAWEGWHHSTYSAFCRQYGAHCTDAAGWHNWNEELIEGMVHDVKDPWQDLCNSLQQRQTSLVQGVDTMLDAASERFETELDEDYDAVAPLMEALFRRQQLLIDSIERINEQFDKDLGLLRIDSLTGVRSSNIGRAMESSYIRCNQEYGKGSDGRRKFIMSCAFSSQDLFTNLMREFRDSFRAKAEESQEAIREAALRYLDVVQETFDLVRSENVARESEQDPDFRLRVEEVASTGKDTIRRVLRVIGV from the exons ATGGCTGATATCCCCATTGCTTCCACCGAGACTGAGTCTCTGCCGAATGGGGGTCCTTCAACCCCAAGAAGCTCTATCAGTAGGCTTCGTACCCCATCTGTCTCTATAACCCCTCCTCCCGCAATAAGGGCCCAAGCTACTCCTGTGAGATCCATGAATGGCTCATCCCAAGACGAAGTGGTCCGTGGCATGAATACCATGCGGCTTTCAGAGCAAAATGGTGTCGATAATCTCTCCGACGTGGCTGAGGCTGTCGATCGGGTCGCTAGAGGATCTGACAGTCGAGCTGTATCCCTCACCCCCGAGCCCACTTCCTCAAGAGCCGGGACCCCTCGACAAAGACGCCGCTCTCGCCGGTCAAGCTCAGTTGTCGATAGACTGCCCCACAATGTTCTCGATGAGGAGCTCCCACAGGACGCATTCCACTCTCCCGAGTTTCAACAGGCCTTTCGAGATGCCAAGCAACTCATGTCAACTGTCGAGGGCGTTTTGGGCAGTTCCTCGCTGCACAATAGTCCGGAGTCGACTATTCGGCGACTTCATACTGAGGCTGGCGAGCTAGCAAGGTTTGAATACCCATCGACTCGAACCGTGGGCTTTGTAGGGGACTCAGGTGTTG GCAAAAGCAGTTTGCTCAACTCACTCCTCGACGTGAAGGGCCTTGCCAGGACT AGCAACAGTGGCGAGGCATGTACGTGTGTCGTGACAGAATTCCACTATCACAACCGCGACACTCTCGATATTGAAGTTAACCTCTTCACCATGGATGAACTCCGAGAACAACTCACGGGAATGCTCCAATCTTACCGGCACTACCATCTTCAcagcgacgagatggaggatgccGCCGAGAGACGGGACACGGAGGACAGCGCCAACCTCGCCAGAGACACCTTTAGAGCCATGTTTCGAGGTCGGCTGACTGATGAAGCTTTTCTCATCAACCGGCCAGAGCAAGATGTCCTCGAAACACTGTTTCAATGGGCTGCGAGGGGGAGACCTTCGGTTTTCATCACTAAGCAGTCTGGGCTTTCGCAGGATGCTTGTTCCAAAGCCTTGATGGAGCTAGCTTCGGAACCACCCTCGCGCAATCAACCTGCTCAATGGCCGTATATCCGAAGCACAAA GGTCTTTCTGAACGCACACATTCTCAGTCGAGGCTTGATTTTGGTCGACCTGCCAG GACTTCGAGATCTAAATTCGGCTCGTAGGACGATCACGGAGCGGTATCTTTTAACATGCAACGAGATCTTTGCCATCTGCAACATCGGCCGTGCCGTTACCGACGAAGGTGTCCACCAAGTGTTTGAGTTGGCCAGAAGAGCCCGCCTCTCAAACGTCGGCATTGTTTGCACTCGATCTGAT GACATTCTTGCCGAGGAAGCAATCAGGGACTGGAGAGGTCAACGAGCCAAGGCCATTAAAAAACTcatggatgccatcgccACAGACGAAAGAGACGCCAAcgaagttgaagaagatctcTCCGACTATCAAGGAGTTTTAGATGATGACTTaacagaagaagaaatgaAGGATCAAATGGAACTTTGGTCACGACAGAGAAACATCAG GGCTCGCAGGAAGAATCACGAGTTTGA GCTCAAGGAATACCTGGTTACAACTCGCAACTCGTTTGTGACGCAGGAGCTCAGGAGCAAATACAATGAGCGTGTTTCCACTGACGAAATCAAGATCTTTTGCGTCAGCAACAAAGACTATTGGGATAACAGAAATGAGCCCAAGGCCGATTCGGCACGATTTCTCCAGCTGAGTGGAATTCTGCAGGTTCGCAAGCACTGCATCTCCATCGTGGCAAACAGTCAACGACGCATTGCTACACGCTACATCAAGGACCAGATACCGGCATTTCTGGCACAAGTAGACTTGTGGGTTCAGTCTGGTGCAAGAACCGCTAGTGAAGAACGCCGTGAGGCGCTTTGCAGGAGGCTGGACGATGTGGAGAGACAACTGAGGAGG GGCCTTACATCGAGTACAAGCGTCGTTAACCGTGTAGCCCACTCGTTCAATCAGGACTTTGCGGCACACATATACGGAC GTCGACAAATCCCTTCATGGAGCGAGTCGGCAAAGGGTGCTGGGAGGGCATGGGAGGGG TGGCATCATT CGACATATTCTGCCTTTTGCCGCCAGTATGGAGCTCATTGCACCGACGCTGCTGGATGGCACAACTGGAACGAGGAGCTCATTGAAGGAATGGTCCACGATGTAAAGGACCCGTGGCAGGACCTGTGCAACAGTCTTCAGCAACGACAAACCAGCCTCGTTCAGGGAGTTGACACGATGCTGGATGCAGCATCCGAGCGTTTCG AAACCGAACTGGATGAAGATTATGATGCTGTTGCACCATTGATGGAAGCCTTATTCAGACGACAACAGCTTCTTATCGACTCTATTGAGCGAATCAACGAACAGTTTGACAAAGATCTAGG ACTCCTTCGGATTGACTCACTCACTGGTGTTAGAAGCTCCAACATTGGAAGAGCAATGGAGTCTTCATACATAAGATGCAACCAAGAATACG GAAAAGGAAGCGACGGACGAAGAAAGTTCATTATGTCGTGTGCCTTCTCCAGCCAGGACCTCTTTACCAACTTGATGAGAGAGTTTAGAGACTCTTTCCGCGCCAAGGCCGAAGAATCTCAAGAAGCAATACGTGAGGCTGCTCTGAGGTATCTGGATGTTGTGCAGGAGACTTTTGATCTTGTGCGTAGTGAGAATGTGGCGCGAGAGAGCGAGCAGGATCCTGACTTCAGACTGAGGGTTGAGGAAGTTGCGAGCACGGGGAAGGATACTATTCGGAGGGTTCTAAGAGTTATTGGTGTTTGA
- a CDS encoding MFS domain-containing protein has product MGSHTASDDPDAKGNGLVPVALDVRNSDRDDASTEEHRQYVFGFKLPRYFNKDEDRRLVRKLDIFLMSYTALSCFMQTLDNTNIGNAYVSGMQEDLSLFGNELNYFSTTFNCGIIAGAVPLMLLSTRVRPSLLMPTCELAWTVLVMGIAGAKNAETVYGLRFAIGFFQGIAFPGFAALLGAWYTPSELGKRMALYEVSARVAGMFSGYIQAGLYTNMNGKGMASWRWLFIFDGIISFPIAIWGFYALPDQPRDTRAKWLKPSEVDLAIARMDRVGRRPVQKITWARFKGIWTTWHVYLFVTCYFLYGAFSWGDGYFNLWLQYLGKYTVPQINNIPTAGQGAALINSIISGIISDWLQNRPVVIVANMLLCLAGNAFVAVWKAPEALKFIGYIFITAGLPAQSLTIAWLNEVCQGNGTLRGLIVSLGNTMVYAINAWALVLLFPAVDAPHYKVGYQVCAGMIGLAIVTVFAILFQIKRDINNGKAIRNDEGLLEFKAWPVEAETRHETQDLRV; this is encoded by the exons ATGGGCTCCCACACGGCATCTGACGATCCCGACGCAAAGGGTAACGGCCTTGTGCCGGTTGCACTTGATGTCCGCAACTCTGACCGAGACGACGCTTCCACAGAGGAGCACCGGCAATATGTCTTTGGGTTCAAGCTGCCTCGTTACTTCAACAAGGATGAGGATCGAAGGCTGGTTCGCAAGCTTGACATCTTTCTCAT GTCTTACACTGCTCTCTCGTGTTTCATGCAGACCTTggacaacaccaacatcgG CAATGCCTACGTCTCTGGCATGCAAGAGGAT CTGTCACTCTTTGGGAATGAGCTGAACTACTTCTCAACTACATTCAACTGTGGTATTATTGCGGGAGCAG TGCCGCTGATGTTGCTTTCTACACGTGTCAGACCGTCCTTGCTCATGCCAACCTGCGAGCTTGCTTGGACCGTTCTTGTGATGGGTATTGCCGGAGCTAAGAATGCTGAAACA GTATATGGCTTGCGTTTTGCTATTGGTTTCTTCCAGGGAATCGCTTTTCCTGGTTTCGCTGCCCTCCTTGGCGCTTGGTATACCCCTTCGGAGCTCGGTAAGCGAATGGCTTTGTATGAAGTCTCTGCCCGAGTAGCCGGTATGTTCTCTGGTTACATCCAAGCGGGTCTCTACACCAACATGAATGGAAAGGGCATGGCGAGTTGGAG GTGGCTATTTATCTTTGATGGAATAATCTCCTTTCCCATTGCCATTTGGGGCTTTTACGCTCTTCCCGATCAACCAAGGGATACCAGAGCAAAGTGGCTGAAGCCATCG GAAGTCGATCTGGCAATCGCGAGAATGGACCGTGTCGGCCGCCGACCAGTACAGAAGATCACTTGGGCGCGCTTCAAGGGTATTTGGACAACCTGGCATGTCTACCTCTTTGTGACTTGTTACTT CCTCTATGGTGCCTTCTCCTGGGGAGATGGCTACTTCAACCTCTGGCTCCAGTACCTCGGCAAATACACCGTGCCtcagatcaacaacatcccGACTGCCGGACAAGGAGCTGCTCTGATAAACTCCATCATCAGTGGCATCATCTCGGACTGGCTGCAAAACCGTCCAGTGGTCATTGTCGCAAACATGTTGCTTTGTCTAGCCGGAAACGCCTTCGTCGCCGTATGGAAGGCTCCTGAGGCACTCAAGTTCATCGGATACATCTTCATCACGGCGGGCCTTCCTGCGCAGTCTCTGACAATCGCCTGGTTGAATGAAGTGTGCCAGGGTAACGGAACATTGCGTGGTCTAATCGTTTCTCTCGGCAATACCATGGTCTACGCCATTAATGCTTGGGCTCTGGTTCTACTCTTCCCTGCAGTAGATG CGCCCCATTACAAGGTCGGATATCAGGTTTGCGCCGGAATGATAGGTCTGGCCATTGTCACCGTCTTTGCCATCTTATTCCAGATTAAGCGAGACAT CAACAACGGAAAGGCTATTCGTAACGACGAGGGTCTTTTGGAGTTCAAAGCTTGGCCTGTTGAGGCTGAGACCCGACATGAGACTCAGGATTTGAGAGTCTAA
- a CDS encoding Bac-luciferase domain-containing protein, translating into MTNSGTEKKKRIYLNAFDACTVGHTSPGQWRNPIDRSADKRDLDYWLETARLLEKGKFLSYFLADTVGGFDVYKGSRDPAIKIGSEFPVTDPFVPISAMAAVTKSLGFGVTASTSYERPFLLARRFSTLDHFTKGRIGWNIVTSWNKASALAMGLTDIIPHDERYAAADELMGLLYQLWESSIADDAVVKDKVSETYIDPSKVRTIKHEGKYHKLESPFIVDPSPQRTPFLFQAGTSPAGSAFAAKHAEAIFIAGHVPGTLAPKVAKIRQLAAEQGRDPQSLKFFQCLTVILGETDEDAQKKLEEIKKYQSIEGGLVIFSAFTGIDLSKYDLDEEIKPEDSKSSAIIQSAFSNLFNEEQGTGKWTPRRAAEELSIGGNGAVLVGSPQTVADGMERWVREADVDGFNLSPVVQPQSWQDIVELLVPELQRRGIYWDDYEVPGGTLRENAQGKGNSRLRSDHAGSTYVFDASKKE; encoded by the exons ATGACGAACTCCGGGacagaaaagaagaaacgCATCTATCTCAATGCCTTTGACGCTTGCACCGTGGGCCATACCAGCCCCGGGCAATGGCGCAACCCGATAGACCGGTCGGCAGACAAACGGGACCTCGACTACTGGCTTGAGACGGCGAGGCTGCTAGAGAAGGGGAAGTTTCTGTCATACTTCTTAGCTGACACAGTGGGAGGCTTCGATGTGTACAAGGGCAGTCGAGATCCTGCCATCAAGATAGGATCAGAGTTCCCCGTCACAGACCCTTTCGTT CCCATttcagccatggcagccGTGACAAAATCACTGGGTTTTGGCGTCACTGCATCAACAAGCTATGAGAGGCCGTTCTTGCTTGCACGCCGCTTCTCAACGCTCGATCACTTTACCAAAGGTCGCATTGGATGGAACATTGTCACATCCTGGAACAAGGCCAGTGCGCTGGCTATGGGACTGACGGACATCATTCCTCATGATGAGCGTTACGCAGCAGCTGATGAGCTGATGGGACTTTTATATCA ACTCTGGGAGTCTTCTATCGCCGATGACGCTGTAGTAAAGGATAAGGTATCCGAGACTTATATCGATCCGTCCAAGGTCCGAACGATCAAGCATGAAGGGAAGTACCACAAGCTGGAAAGTCCGTTCATCGTCGACCCAAGCCCTCAGAGGACACCTTTCCTCTTCCAAGCCGGAACTTCCCC TGCTGGATCGGCCTTTGCAGCCAAGCATGCTGAAGCCATCTTCATTGCTGGCCACGTCCCAGGCACCTTGGCACCCAAAGTTGCCAAGATTCGACAGTTGGCTGCGGAACAAGGACGGGATCCTCAGAGCCTAAAGTTCTTTCAATGCCTCACAGTCATCCTCGGTGAGACGGACGAAGATGCTCAGAAGAAGTTGGAAGAGATAAAGAAGTACCAGTCCATAGAGGGTGGCCTAGTCATCTTCAGCGCTTTTACTGGTATCGACCTCAGCAAATACGATCTTGACGAAGAGATAAAACCTGAAGACAGCAAATCTTCAGCAATCATTCAGTCAGCATTCAGCAATCTTTTCAACGAGGAGCAGGGAACCGGAAAGTGGACACCTCGGCGAGCGGCGGAGGAACTCTCAATCGGTGGCAACGGAGCTGTTCTTGTTGGAAGCCCACAGACTGTAGCCGACGGGATGGAACGATGGGTTAGGGAAgctgatgttgatggcttcaacttGTCTCCTGTGGTGCAGCCGCAATCTTGGCAAGATATTGTCGAGTTACTTGTGCCGGAACTGCAGAGGCGGGGGATCTACTGGGATGACTATGAGGTTCCGGGAGGTACGCTGAGGGAGAATGCTCAGGGTAAGGGGAATAGTCGCTTGAGAAGTGATCATGCCGGAAGTACATATGTATTTGATGCTTCGAAGAAGGAATAG